One window of the Marinilactibacillus sp. Marseille-P9653 genome contains the following:
- a CDS encoding glycoside hydrolase family 43 protein: protein MNQFMNPVIKGFAPDPSVCAVGEDYYLVNSTFAYFPGIPIYHSKDLVNWTQIGNVLDRKEQLDLQDVEVSEGVFAPTIRYHECLFYVITTNLPHGGNFVVTAKSPSGPWSNPYYLTDAQGIDPSLFFDEDGTCYYVGMRSNLSGERYPGDTEIWIQQFDPQLMKLIGVSTTIYKGAFKEAKWPEGPHLYKREGFYYLLIAEGGTEFHHSISIARSEKIDGWYMSCPNNPILTHRHLGSFYPIQNAGHGDMVETSSGKWFLVCLASRMLEGKSNLGRETFLAKINWENGWPVVNLGEGKLLIEQQHSLPLYPTEEKTSYILDQDDPAFLYLKNPDLAYYDRYSREGWIRLYPSETKIDSKIGSPTYLAIRQRSTDYELSTRVQVNLKTDEEAGILLFLDHLNSLRLTIYRLEDQLIAQMALTENGEETYLGSRTLDSNECILKIKGTGQKLTGIVSVGNQDYVVADQIDTHFLSTEEAGGFVGCTHGIYCVSPHRQTGYADFNWLNIIDND, encoded by the coding sequence ATGAATCAGTTTATGAATCCTGTTATTAAAGGTTTTGCTCCAGATCCATCAGTCTGTGCAGTTGGGGAAGATTACTATTTAGTGAATTCTACTTTTGCCTATTTTCCCGGTATCCCAATTTATCATAGTAAAGATTTAGTTAACTGGACCCAAATTGGAAATGTGCTAGACCGTAAAGAGCAACTTGATCTTCAAGATGTAGAGGTCTCAGAAGGCGTATTTGCTCCAACAATTCGCTATCATGAATGTCTATTTTATGTGATTACAACGAATTTACCCCATGGAGGAAACTTTGTTGTAACAGCAAAATCCCCTTCAGGACCTTGGTCAAATCCTTATTATTTGACGGACGCACAAGGAATTGATCCTAGTTTGTTTTTCGATGAAGATGGTACTTGTTATTATGTAGGAATGAGATCGAACCTTTCTGGCGAACGGTATCCCGGTGATACTGAAATTTGGATTCAGCAATTTGATCCTCAGCTAATGAAACTTATTGGAGTTAGTACGACTATATATAAAGGTGCATTCAAGGAAGCTAAATGGCCAGAAGGCCCCCATTTATACAAACGGGAAGGCTTTTACTACCTTTTGATTGCTGAAGGCGGTACAGAATTTCATCATTCTATTTCAATAGCACGTAGCGAAAAAATTGATGGATGGTATATGAGTTGTCCCAATAATCCTATTTTGACGCATAGACATCTAGGCAGTTTTTATCCCATTCAAAATGCTGGACACGGAGATATGGTTGAAACGAGTAGCGGAAAATGGTTTTTAGTTTGTTTGGCTAGCAGAATGTTAGAAGGGAAGAGTAATCTTGGAAGGGAAACGTTTCTGGCTAAAATTAATTGGGAGAATGGATGGCCAGTTGTAAATCTTGGTGAAGGAAAATTACTGATCGAACAGCAACATAGTTTACCTCTTTATCCTACAGAAGAAAAAACTTCTTATATATTGGATCAAGATGATCCAGCATTTCTTTATTTAAAAAATCCCGATCTTGCTTACTACGACCGATATAGTCGAGAAGGATGGATTAGATTATATCCATCCGAGACGAAAATTGATTCAAAAATAGGGTCACCAACTTATCTTGCCATCAGACAACGGTCTACTGATTATGAATTGTCTACGAGAGTGCAAGTTAATCTGAAGACAGACGAAGAAGCAGGGATACTCCTATTTTTAGATCACTTAAATTCGTTAAGACTGACGATTTATCGTCTGGAAGATCAACTCATTGCACAGATGGCTTTAACTGAAAATGGAGAAGAAACCTATCTTGGTTCGAGGACATTAGATAGTAATGAGTGTATTTTGAAAATTAAAGGCACCGGACAAAAACTGACCGGGATCGTTTCGGTAGGTAATCAAGATTATGTAGTAGCAGATCAGATCGATACACACTTTTTAAGTACTGAAGAGGCCGGTGGTTTCGTAGGCTGCACGCATGGAATTTATTGTGTTTCTCCTCATCGGCAGACTGGTTATGCAGATTTTAACTGGCTCAATATTATTGATAACGATTAA
- a CDS encoding ROK family protein, which yields MAILVFDIGGTSLKYAIWQDEELTEKNFFKSPSTWDEMKDLLVEIKEGFDELCELDGVAISSPGAVNQEARTIEGISALPYLHHFPIYDELEELFGLPVAIENDANCAALAEVWKGAAKDNKNVLFVVVGTGIGGSVIVDKEVQHGAHLFGGEFGIMLLNEKETFSQLGTTVALAKRYNERMDMTAKPVDGRTVFDLAERGDEVAVEEVNKFYRYLSMGLFNLTYAFDPEVILIGGGVSSRPDLLKKLNAEIEILMTELGLDIFRPVLDVCAYKNDANLIGAVYNFKSKHSN from the coding sequence ATGGCTATATTAGTATTTGATATTGGTGGAACATCATTAAAATACGCTATTTGGCAAGATGAAGAACTAACAGAAAAAAACTTTTTTAAATCACCGTCCACATGGGATGAGATGAAAGATTTATTAGTTGAAATAAAAGAAGGATTCGATGAATTATGCGAACTGGATGGCGTAGCTATTTCTTCTCCAGGTGCTGTAAATCAAGAAGCGCGAACTATTGAAGGTATTAGTGCATTACCTTACTTACATCACTTTCCGATATATGATGAACTTGAAGAGCTTTTTGGATTACCTGTAGCTATAGAAAATGATGCAAATTGTGCAGCGTTAGCTGAAGTCTGGAAAGGCGCAGCAAAGGATAATAAGAATGTCTTGTTTGTTGTAGTCGGAACAGGTATTGGTGGTTCTGTAATAGTTGACAAAGAAGTTCAGCATGGCGCTCATTTATTCGGTGGGGAGTTTGGAATCATGCTTCTGAATGAAAAAGAAACGTTCAGTCAGCTGGGGACAACGGTCGCACTAGCTAAACGATATAATGAGAGAATGGATATGACCGCTAAGCCTGTCGACGGAAGAACGGTTTTTGACTTAGCTGAACGAGGGGATGAAGTCGCAGTAGAAGAAGTTAATAAGTTTTATAGATACTTGTCGATGGGACTGTTTAATCTCACTTATGCGTTTGACCCTGAAGTGATTTTAATTGGTGGGGGCGTATCCAGTAGACCGGATTTGTTGAAAAAATTGAATGCGGAAATTGAAATCTTAATGACAGAACTTGGATTAGACATTTTTAGACCAGTGCTAGATGTTTGTGCGTATAAAAATGATGCTAATTTGATTGGTGCTGTTTATAATTTCAAGAGCAAGCATTCAAATTAA
- a CDS encoding Xaa-Pro peptidase family protein has translation MPLEPKSIQLAKVAPPLPETNLVPITLTDETMEVRFERVLKTMKAEGYSTLVIYEDLEHGSNFEYLTGFLTRFEEALLIIHDDGTVYYVLGNENLKLEKHARLKGKVIHAPQFSLPNQPRFEDKPLTEILDQTLFKVDGQIGLVGWKLFTGTHAESKKNFDLPHYIVETITKQIGSDKVFNATDLFIGDQGVRTTNTANEIAHYEFGAALASASILKTLDAVEIGKTEMELGQILNASGQPNSVVTIAATGKRFEKARLYPGHKKIALGDPVSLTVGYKGGLQSRSAFAVHDATELPKGQEQYLEKVVYPYFKAISTWLENVHIGMEGKEVYKLIETVLPKKQYGWHLNPGHYVADEEWMASPIYKDSTVTLKSGMLFQVDIIPSIEGFSGTSAEGGIVLADEMLKEQIKSNYPEIWDRMIKRRTFIMDQLGIDLHEDILPLGNALPYLRPFLLDKEKAVTISKKV, from the coding sequence ATGCCATTAGAACCTAAAAGCATTCAGCTTGCAAAAGTTGCCCCCCCTTTACCCGAAACAAATTTAGTTCCTATTACGCTAACAGATGAGACCATGGAAGTACGATTTGAACGTGTACTAAAGACAATGAAAGCAGAAGGATACTCCACCCTCGTTATTTACGAAGATTTAGAACATGGCTCAAATTTTGAATATCTTACTGGTTTTTTGACAAGATTTGAAGAAGCATTACTGATCATACATGATGATGGAACAGTCTATTATGTATTAGGGAATGAAAATCTGAAACTTGAAAAACATGCTCGTTTAAAAGGGAAAGTGATACATGCGCCTCAATTCTCCCTACCGAATCAGCCTAGATTTGAAGATAAGCCACTTACAGAAATCTTAGATCAAACTTTATTTAAAGTGGATGGTCAAATTGGTTTAGTTGGTTGGAAACTGTTTACAGGAACTCATGCCGAGTCGAAAAAGAACTTTGACCTTCCTCATTATATTGTAGAGACGATCACAAAACAGATTGGTTCAGATAAAGTATTCAATGCTACAGATCTATTTATCGGAGACCAGGGAGTCAGAACCACAAACACTGCCAATGAGATTGCGCATTACGAATTTGGAGCTGCATTAGCGTCTGCCAGTATACTTAAGACGTTAGATGCCGTTGAAATAGGAAAAACAGAAATGGAATTAGGACAAATTTTGAATGCTAGTGGCCAACCAAACAGTGTAGTCACAATCGCTGCAACCGGTAAACGGTTTGAAAAAGCACGATTGTACCCAGGCCACAAGAAAATTGCTTTAGGAGATCCTGTGTCTTTAACCGTTGGATATAAAGGTGGCCTTCAAAGTAGAAGTGCATTTGCTGTTCACGATGCAACAGAGTTACCTAAAGGACAAGAGCAGTATTTAGAAAAAGTCGTTTATCCTTATTTCAAAGCAATATCTACTTGGTTGGAGAATGTTCATATAGGTATGGAAGGAAAAGAAGTTTATAAGCTAATTGAAACGGTTCTTCCTAAAAAACAGTATGGCTGGCACTTGAATCCAGGTCATTATGTTGCAGACGAAGAATGGATGGCTTCTCCCATATACAAAGATTCTACTGTTACATTGAAAAGTGGTATGTTGTTTCAAGTAGATATCATTCCTTCGATTGAAGGGTTCTCTGGAACGAGTGCAGAAGGTGGCATTGTACTGGCAGATGAAATGCTAAAAGAACAAATCAAGTCAAACTATCCAGAAATATGGGACAGAATGATTAAGAGGAGAACTTTTATCATGGATCAGTTGGGTATCGATCTTCACGAGGATATACTTCCTCTAGGAAATGCATTGCCTTACCTAAGACCATTTTTATTAGATAAAGAAAAAGCCGTGACTATTTCAAAAAAAGTATAG
- a CDS encoding N-acetylmannosamine-6-phosphate 2-epimerase, with translation MSVLEKIKGGLIVSCQALLDEPLHSSFIMGRMAIAAEQGGAIGIRANSKEDITEIKKQTELPLIGIVKRDYDDSSVYITATMKEIDELMEVGCEIIALDATDQRRPEGQSLEDFVKHIREKYPDVLLMADSSTIEEVMEAEKLGFDLLSTTLMGYTEKSKGLNIADQDFEKLKIILESVETPVIAEGHIDTPEKAKRCLELGVHSVVVGSAITRPQLITEQFVNKIIM, from the coding sequence ATGTCAGTTCTTGAAAAAATTAAAGGTGGACTAATCGTGTCGTGTCAAGCTTTACTGGATGAACCCCTTCATAGCTCTTTCATTATGGGAAGAATGGCGATTGCAGCAGAACAAGGTGGTGCTATCGGCATTAGAGCCAATTCCAAGGAAGATATCACAGAAATCAAGAAACAAACGGAACTTCCACTGATTGGGATCGTCAAAAGAGACTACGATGATTCTTCCGTTTATATTACGGCAACGATGAAAGAAATCGATGAACTTATGGAAGTAGGCTGTGAGATTATTGCACTCGATGCCACCGATCAAAGACGACCAGAGGGACAATCACTTGAAGATTTTGTAAAACACATTCGAGAAAAGTATCCTGATGTCCTATTGATGGCCGATAGTTCAACTATAGAAGAAGTCATGGAAGCAGAGAAACTAGGGTTTGATCTTCTTTCGACCACATTGATGGGGTATACAGAAAAGTCAAAAGGATTAAATATAGCAGATCAAGATTTTGAGAAACTAAAAATCATTTTAGAATCTGTTGAAACACCCGTCATAGCGGAAGGACATATTGATACACCGGAGAAAGCAAAAAGATGTTTGGAGTTAGGTGTACATTCTGTAGTTGTTGGCAGTGCCATTACACGTCCTCAATTGATCACTGAACAATTTGTCAATAAAATCATAATGTAA
- a CDS encoding glucose-1-dehydrogenase: MYKDLDGKVAVVTGGSKGIGQEVAIRFGKEKMSVVINYHSDEEGANESVEAIESHGGKAVAVQADVGSEEGVQTLMDTAVEHFGKLDLWVNNAGMENQSPTHELSFDDWSKVMSVNLDGVFLGSKAALNYFVENNIKGSIINMSSVHDKIPWPTFAHYAASKGGVKMFTETIALEYAHKGIRVNNLSPGAINTDINAEKFEDEEAKQKTISMIPMNYIGKPEEVAAAAAWLASSESSYVTGTTLYVDGGMTLYPSFEKGDG; this comes from the coding sequence GTGTATAAAGATTTAGATGGGAAAGTAGCAGTCGTAACCGGAGGATCTAAAGGAATTGGTCAAGAAGTAGCCATTCGGTTTGGTAAAGAAAAAATGTCGGTTGTGATCAACTATCATAGTGATGAAGAAGGCGCAAATGAATCTGTTGAAGCCATTGAAAGTCATGGTGGAAAAGCAGTCGCTGTTCAAGCTGATGTTGGTTCTGAAGAGGGTGTCCAAACATTAATGGATACAGCAGTTGAGCATTTTGGGAAACTTGATCTATGGGTCAATAATGCAGGTATGGAGAATCAATCACCAACACATGAATTAAGTTTTGATGACTGGTCTAAAGTTATGAGTGTGAATCTCGATGGCGTATTTCTAGGTTCAAAAGCGGCTTTAAATTATTTTGTAGAAAACAATATCAAAGGTTCTATCATCAATATGTCTTCTGTACATGATAAAATTCCATGGCCAACCTTTGCACACTATGCTGCGAGTAAAGGTGGTGTGAAGATGTTTACGGAAACCATTGCCTTAGAGTATGCTCATAAGGGTATTAGAGTGAATAATCTTTCTCCAGGTGCCATCAATACAGATATCAATGCAGAGAAATTTGAAGATGAAGAAGCAAAACAGAAAACGATTAGTATGATTCCGATGAATTATATTGGTAAACCTGAAGAAGTAGCGGCCGCAGCGGCATGGTTAGCATCGAGTGAATCTAGTTACGTCACAGGGACAACACTTTATGTTGATGGCGGTATGACCTTGTACCCATCATTTGAAAAAGGCGACGGTTAA
- a CDS encoding aldo/keto reductase, whose amino-acid sequence MKKMETYELNDGSSIPKIGLGTVNIQGATGVNSILTAIEAGYRVIDTSTNYMNEGMVGEAIRRSSVPREELIISSKLPGMAHDYDKAIKMIQESLYRLGIDYFDKYLIHWPLPKQGKYDQAWQALVDAQKFGLIKTIGVSNFLEEHLNTIIDKTGVTPATNQIERHPYFNNNELVETNKKLGILTEAWSPFGREINDVIEHETITEIAKKYDKSPTQVILRWNLQNGVMPIVKSSSYKHQKANLDVFDFELSQEDIDTIDGLDKGEPGRVEGQHPNEYEEFG is encoded by the coding sequence ATGAAGAAAATGGAAACGTACGAATTAAATGACGGATCAAGCATTCCAAAAATTGGATTGGGTACTGTAAACATTCAAGGCGCGACTGGAGTCAATAGTATCTTGACCGCTATTGAGGCAGGTTACCGCGTCATTGATACTTCAACTAACTACATGAACGAAGGAATGGTTGGGGAAGCAATCCGACGTTCTTCTGTTCCAAGAGAAGAATTGATTATTAGTTCTAAGCTTCCTGGAATGGCACATGATTATGATAAAGCCATCAAAATGATTCAAGAGTCGCTATATAGATTAGGAATTGATTATTTTGATAAATATCTTATTCACTGGCCGCTACCAAAACAAGGTAAGTATGATCAAGCTTGGCAAGCGTTAGTCGATGCACAGAAATTTGGGTTGATCAAAACCATTGGTGTTTCAAACTTCTTAGAAGAACACCTGAATACGATAATCGACAAAACAGGTGTTACACCTGCTACAAACCAAATTGAAAGACATCCTTACTTCAACAATAATGAACTAGTTGAAACAAACAAAAAGCTTGGCATTTTAACTGAAGCTTGGAGTCCATTTGGTAGAGAAATCAACGATGTAATCGAGCACGAAACCATTACTGAGATTGCTAAAAAGTACGATAAATCGCCTACTCAAGTGATTTTAAGATGGAATTTACAAAACGGGGTTATGCCTATTGTGAAATCTTCTTCGTACAAGCATCAAAAAGCAAACCTTGATGTATTCGATTTTGAATTGTCACAAGAAGATATTGACACTATTGATGGATTGGATAAAGGAGAGCCTGGCCGTGTAGAAGGACAGCATCCGAATGAATATGAAGAATTTGGATAG
- a CDS encoding beta-glucoside-specific PTS transporter subunit IIABC, with product MNHDKIAKRILENVGGKSNVQELTHCFTRLRFVLKDENKVDKSTLDNMDEILSVVFNGGQTQVVIGNEVAKVYEQIEPLLDHNQKDRNVELDKNESLGNKILNTVAAIFTPIIPAIAASGMIKGLLAIAVMFAMRFYDLDIKEFNTYVILSAASDAIFYFMPLILAYTSAKVFKANEFIAMVIGGTLVYPTLIELMTGDLSVTFFGVGVTQANYASSVIPIIIAVFILSYVQRFFERIIPEVLKIIVVPTFSLLVMIPATLLLFGPIGIYMGNAVNWVYYYIMDFSSILLGAFIGGMWCVLVVFGAHRAIIPIGIQDVAQNGRQNLLAFAGAANFSQAGAALGVFFRTKNKALKTVALSACVTALFGITEPAIYGTNLRLKTPMIYAVISGALGGAIMGWGGSYGNAFANQGILTIPVYAEAGTTAFLAYLIGISVAFFGACAMTVFIGFKDIPTDNEEVATVTDHFKTSTSIENSPIIMASQADKVLATPVKGTLVSLSKVNDEVFASGAMGKGFAILPETGEVVAPDNCTVTALAPTLHAIGLTLDNGLEVLIHIGIDTVKLNGQFFESFVTIGDRLKKGDKLLSFDLDTIRAKGYDTITPIVVTNTNEYKEIQSVSKTNISILEDILLIKDKGTSYA from the coding sequence ATGAATCATGATAAAATAGCAAAAAGGATTCTTGAAAATGTCGGTGGAAAATCAAACGTTCAAGAATTGACACATTGCTTTACAAGACTAAGATTTGTACTCAAAGATGAAAATAAAGTAGATAAGTCAACATTGGATAATATGGATGAAATTTTGTCTGTGGTGTTTAATGGTGGACAGACGCAAGTGGTTATTGGTAATGAAGTCGCTAAAGTTTATGAACAAATAGAACCGTTACTTGATCATAATCAAAAAGATCGTAATGTAGAGCTGGATAAAAACGAGTCTTTAGGAAATAAGATTTTGAATACAGTCGCAGCCATTTTCACACCAATCATACCAGCAATTGCAGCTTCTGGAATGATTAAAGGATTGCTTGCGATTGCGGTTATGTTCGCTATGCGTTTCTATGATTTAGATATTAAAGAATTCAATACGTATGTTATTTTGAGTGCTGCTTCGGATGCTATCTTTTATTTTATGCCACTTATTTTAGCCTATACATCTGCAAAAGTGTTTAAAGCTAATGAGTTTATTGCCATGGTTATTGGTGGGACATTAGTATATCCAACTTTGATTGAATTAATGACAGGAGATCTGTCCGTAACGTTCTTTGGAGTGGGAGTAACGCAAGCAAATTACGCTTCTTCTGTTATCCCAATTATTATTGCTGTCTTTATTTTGTCTTACGTTCAGAGATTCTTTGAACGTATCATACCGGAAGTACTCAAGATTATTGTAGTACCTACCTTTTCTTTACTTGTAATGATTCCGGCGACCTTATTGCTTTTTGGTCCAATCGGAATTTATATGGGGAATGCAGTGAACTGGGTATATTACTATATTATGGATTTTAGTTCAATATTACTGGGAGCCTTTATTGGTGGTATGTGGTGTGTGTTAGTTGTTTTTGGTGCACATAGAGCCATTATCCCAATAGGGATACAAGACGTTGCTCAAAACGGACGTCAGAACTTATTAGCCTTTGCAGGAGCGGCGAACTTTTCTCAAGCAGGCGCTGCGCTAGGCGTATTTTTTAGAACGAAAAATAAAGCCCTTAAAACAGTGGCGTTGTCTGCATGTGTAACTGCGCTATTCGGCATCACAGAGCCAGCTATTTATGGAACCAACTTAAGACTTAAAACACCAATGATTTACGCGGTTATCAGTGGTGCCTTAGGTGGAGCCATTATGGGCTGGGGTGGTTCTTATGGGAATGCATTCGCTAACCAGGGTATATTGACGATCCCGGTTTATGCAGAAGCAGGAACGACCGCCTTTCTAGCTTATCTTATTGGTATATCTGTAGCGTTCTTCGGGGCGTGTGCCATGACTGTATTCATAGGATTTAAAGACATACCTACTGATAATGAGGAAGTAGCAACAGTAACCGATCATTTCAAGACTTCTACAAGCATAGAAAATAGTCCAATAATTATGGCTTCACAAGCAGATAAGGTACTTGCTACGCCAGTTAAAGGTACGTTGGTTTCTTTAAGCAAGGTTAATGATGAAGTTTTTGCCTCTGGAGCAATGGGGAAAGGATTTGCAATCCTTCCTGAGACTGGAGAGGTTGTAGCACCAGATAATTGTACGGTTACGGCTTTAGCTCCCACTTTACATGCTATTGGATTAACGCTTGATAATGGACTAGAAGTCTTGATTCATATTGGAATAGATACAGTAAAATTAAATGGTCAGTTTTTCGAAAGTTTTGTTACAATAGGAGATAGATTGAAAAAAGGAGATAAGCTGCTTTCTTTTGACTTGGATACTATAAGAGCCAAAGGGTATGACACGATCACTCCTATTGTTGTCACGAATACAAATGAATACAAAGAGATTCAAAGTGTATCGAAGACCAATATTTCAATACTGGAAGATATTTTATTGATTAAAGACAAGGGGACAAGTTATGCGTAA
- a CDS encoding glycoside hydrolase family 1 protein produces MRNHFQKDFWWGASSSAFQIEGAWDEDGKGMTVADFNSFKKSDKQADTKVASDFYHHYKEDILLMKELGLKTYRFSISWARILPDGDGEINQKGIDFYNRVIDFLLEQDIMPFITLYHFDLPYALVEKYNGWEDRACVYAFEKFSRICFEAFGDRVKNWQVNNEQNLMIRVNERMNMYDVAPEDAERVRAQMDYHMFVAHALSTNACHEIIEDGKIGPAVSSTVTYPASNKPMDIWSAKMNDNFKTNYALDMYCYGDYPGYYKEYLAKAGIEPVRQPEDEGILKAAKPDLIALNYYRTLVASYLPETEENPFGTKFNEIDYDLYGYFKIEKNPHLESSQYGAQIDPMGLRLVLNDYYDRYRLPLIITENGLGTPDTLTEDGKIHDDYRIDYIRDHIAACNDAIADGVELIGYCPWAAIDILSSHQGFKKRYGFVYVNREDHDLKDLARIKKDSFYFYQEVIQNNGLTE; encoded by the coding sequence ATGCGTAATCATTTTCAAAAAGATTTCTGGTGGGGTGCCTCATCTTCAGCGTTTCAAATAGAAGGTGCTTGGGATGAAGACGGCAAAGGAATGACCGTTGCTGATTTCAATTCATTCAAAAAATCAGATAAGCAAGCAGATACCAAAGTAGCAAGTGACTTTTATCATCACTACAAAGAAGATATTCTTTTGATGAAAGAATTAGGTTTAAAGACCTATCGTTTTTCTATTTCGTGGGCTAGAATATTGCCTGATGGAGATGGAGAAATCAATCAAAAAGGAATCGATTTTTATAATCGTGTGATCGATTTTCTACTTGAACAAGATATTATGCCTTTTATCACGCTTTATCACTTTGACTTACCTTATGCATTAGTAGAAAAATATAATGGCTGGGAAGACCGGGCATGTGTTTATGCTTTTGAGAAGTTTTCAAGAATCTGTTTTGAAGCGTTTGGAGACCGAGTGAAAAACTGGCAAGTGAATAATGAACAGAATCTGATGATTCGAGTCAATGAAAGAATGAACATGTATGACGTTGCTCCTGAAGATGCAGAACGTGTGCGTGCTCAAATGGATTATCACATGTTTGTAGCTCACGCCTTATCAACGAATGCTTGCCACGAGATAATAGAAGACGGTAAAATTGGTCCTGCCGTTTCATCGACAGTGACTTATCCTGCCTCAAACAAACCAATGGATATCTGGTCAGCAAAAATGAATGATAACTTCAAAACAAACTATGCTTTAGATATGTACTGTTATGGAGATTATCCTGGTTACTACAAAGAGTATCTTGCTAAAGCGGGTATTGAACCTGTAAGACAGCCCGAAGACGAAGGAATCTTAAAAGCTGCCAAACCTGATTTGATCGCATTGAATTATTACCGTACATTAGTAGCCTCTTATTTACCTGAAACAGAAGAGAATCCTTTTGGAACTAAATTTAATGAGATAGATTATGATCTGTACGGATATTTCAAAATTGAGAAGAATCCTCATTTGGAATCCAGTCAATACGGCGCTCAAATAGATCCTATGGGTTTAAGATTAGTCTTAAATGATTATTATGATCGCTACAGACTGCCTTTGATCATCACAGAAAATGGATTAGGAACACCGGACACATTGACTGAAGATGGAAAAATACATGATGATTATAGAATCGATTACATCAGAGATCATATTGCTGCTTGTAACGATGCAATAGCTGATGGGGTAGAATTAATCGGTTATTGTCCGTGGGCTGCAATCGATATCCTCAGCTCTCACCAAGGTTTCAAAAAACGTTACGGATTTGTTTATGTAAATAGAGAAGATCATGATTTAAAAGACCTAGCAAGAATCAAAAAAGATAGTTTCTATTTCTATCAAGAAGTGATTCAAAATAACGGATTAACTGAATAG